A stretch of the Cuculus canorus isolate bCucCan1 chromosome 15, bCucCan1.pri, whole genome shotgun sequence genome encodes the following:
- the LOC104065991 gene encoding lysosomal alpha-glucosidase isoform X1 encodes MSRGDTCVLLPSPCSSTRTMKSYQKLTTTVPQPAACWVEEEGATPTPPGHGKLASWWVGSGLLVTAVLLSTITVWVLRQVSGGWPGPTPPPECLLVPESHRFDCYPEQSVVVTQELCESRGCCFIESPLPAGGKRGVPWCFYPPDFPSYTLESLNWTALGMVGVLVRREKAYYPQDIEVLRLDVEFETDTRLHIKITDAANPRYEVPLEVPRATKRAENPIYSLDFSRAPFGMLLRRKATGTVLLNTTVAPLIFADQFLQISTLLPSRFLYGLGEHRSTLLHSLDWSTLTLWARDVPPMESFNLYGAHPFYLMMEEGGDAHGVFLLNSNAMEVALQPAPGLTWRTIGGVLDFYIFLGPDPNMVIQQYQQVIGFPAMPPLWALGFHLCRWGYGSSNETWQTVRAMRNYQIPQDAQWNDIDYMDGYRDFTFDHEKFASLPSLVEDLHKHGQRYVMILDPGISSTNPQGSYWPFDEGLRRGLFLNTTQGQPLIGKVWPGFTAFADFSNPDTHEWWLENLQRFHAHVPFDGLWIDMNEPSNFMDGSEDGCPPGELDSPPYTPAVLGNSISAKTVCASAKQKASVHYNLHNLYGLMEAKATASALIQILGKRPFVISRSTFPSQGRYSGHWLGDNRSQWKDMYYSIPGMLSFSLFGIPLVGADICGFSGSTSEELCTRWMQLGAFYPFARNHNTQNEKAQDPTAFSPAARTAMKYVLLTRYSLLPFLYTLFHRAHLQGDTVTRPLFFEFPQDVATLELDRQFLWGQSLLVTPVLEPGVDSVSGYFPRGVWYDFYTGSSVNSSGETLKMSAPLERLNLHVREGAILPTQKPGTTSEATRGNPLRLIVALSSNATAWGDLFWDDGESLDTFERGSYSYVVFNVTQNIFTSTILHTSTEATEVTIGTLSIFGVQEPPSKVLLDGKEKPFSYLDNQVLTVSDLGLSLSQGFSLQWL; translated from the exons ATGTCAAGAGGAGACACGTGCGT CCTGCTTCCATCTCCTTGCTCCAGCACCAGGACGATGAAGTCGTACCAGAAGCTGACAACGACAGTGCCGCAGCCAGCAGCATGCtgggtggaggaggaaggagccaCCCCAACACCCCCTGGCCACGGAAAGCTGGCCTCGTGGTGGGTAGGCAGCGGGCTGCTGGTgactgctgtgctgctgagcacCATCACTGTGTGGGTGCTGCGGCAAGTATCGGGGGGCTGGCCTGGACCCACACCACCCCCGGAATGTCTCCTGGTACCTGAAAGCCACCGCTTTGACTGCTACCCAGAACAGAGCGTGGTGGTGACTCAGGAGCTCTGTGAAAGCCGGGGATGCTGCTTCATCGAGAGCCCCCTACCAGCAGGGGGTAAGCGGGGGGTGCCCTGGTGCTTCTACCCCCCTGACTTCCCCAGCTACACCCTGGAAAGCCTCAACTGGACAGCGCTGGGTATGGTGGGGGTGCTGGTGCGGAGAGAGAAGGCCTATTATCCCCAGGACATCGAGGTGCTGCGGCTGGATGTGGAGTTTGAGACAGACACACGGCTGCACATCAAG ATAACGGATGCAGCCAACCCACGGTATGAGGTTCCCCTCGAGGTTCCCCGGGCGACAAAGAGAGCCGAAAACCCCATCTACAGCCTGGACTTCTCCCGGGCTCCCTTTGGCATGCTGCTGCGGCGCAAGGCGACAGGGACGGTGCT GCTCAACACCACCGTGGCCCCCCTGATCTTCGCTGACCAGTTTCTCCAGATATCCACGTTGCTTCCGTCCAGATTTCTCTATGGGCTGGGAGAGCACCGCAGCACCCTCCTGCACAGCCTGGACTGGAGTACACTCACACTGTGGGCACGCGATGTGCCTCCCATG GAGTCATTCAACCTCTATGGCGCTCATCCCTTCTACCTGATGATGGAGGAAGGTGGAGATGCTCATGGGGTTTTCCTCCTCAACAGCAATGCAATGG AGGTGGCCCTGCAGCCAGCTCCGGGCCTCACCTGGAGGACCATTGGGGGAGTGCTGGATTTTTACATCTTCCTGGGGCCCGATCCCAACATGGTCATCCAGCAGTACCAGCAGGTGATAG GTTTCCCAGCCATGCCACCCCTCTGGGCACTTGGTTTCCACCTCTGCCGCTGGGGCTACGGTTCCAGCAATGAGACGTGGCAAACTGTGAGAGCCATGAGGAACTACCAGATCCCCCAG GATGCACAGTGGAATGACATTGATTACATGGACGGGTACCGGGACTTCACCTTCGATCATGAGAAATTCGCCTCCCTCCCCTCACTGGTGGAAGACCTCCACAAACACGGGCAGCGCTACGTTATGATCTTG GATCCCGGCATCAGCAGCACTAACCCTCAGGGCTCCTACTGGCCTTTCGATGAAGGCTTGAGACGGGGCTTGTTCCTCAACACCACCCAAGGGCAGCCGCTCATCGGGAAG GTCTGGCCTGGCTTCACTGCCTTTGCAGACTTCTCCAACCCAGACACGCACGAATGGTGGCTGGAGAACCTGCAGCGCTTCCATGCCCATGTACCCTTTGATGGCCTCTGGATT gACATGAATGAACCGTCCAACTTCATGGATGGGTCTGAAGATGGGTGTCCCCCAGGAGAGCTTGACAGCCCACCCTACACCCCAG CCGTGCTGGGCAATTCCATCTCTGCAAAGACAGTGTGTGCCTCAGCGAAGCAGAAAGCTTCGGTGCACTACAACCTCCACAACCTCTACGGACTGATGGAAGCCAAAGCTACAGCAAG TGCCTTGATCCAGATCCTGGGGAAGCGCCCCTTTGTCATCTCCCGCTCCACCTTCCCCAGCCAGGGCCGGTATTCGGGGCACTGGCTGGGCGACAATCGGAGCCAGTGGAAAGACATGTATTACTCCATCCCAG GGATGCTGAGCTTCAGTCTCTTCGGCATCCCACTGGTTGGGGCGGACATCTGTGGCTTCTCCGGCAGCACATCGGAAGAGCTGTGCACCCGCTGGATGCAACTTGGTGCCTTCTACCCCTTTGCCCGTAACCACAACACACAGAACGAGAAG GCCCAGGATCCGACAGCGTTCAGCCCAGCAGCAAGGACAGCCATGAAGTATGTGCTACTTACCCGCTactccctcctgcccttcctctaCACCCTGTTCCACCGTGCCCATCTGCAAGGGGACACTGTTACCCGGCCCTTGTTTTTTGA GTTCCCCCAGGATGTGGCCACCTTGGAGCTAGACAGGCAGTTTCTGTGGGGCCAGAGCCTGCTGGTGACACCAGTGCTGGAACCTGGTGTGGACTCGGTTTCAGGCTACTTTCCCCGAGGCGTGTGGTATGACTTCTACACG GGCTCCTCGGTGAACAGCAGTGGGGAAACATTGAAGATGTCAGCCCCCCTGGAGCGCCTCAACCTGCATGTCCGGGAGGGTGCCATTCTGCCCACCCAG AAACCAGGAACCACCAGTGAAGCAACTCGAGGAAACCCCCTGCGTCTCATCGTGGCCTTGTCCTCGAATGCCACTGCCTGGGGGGATCTCTTTTGGGATGATGGCGAGAGCCTGGACACCTTTGAGCGGGGAAGCTACTCCTATGTGGTGTTCAACGTCACGCag AACATCTTCACCTCCACCATCCTCCACACCAGCACTGAAGCCACTGAGGTCACCATTGGCACACTGAGCATCTTTGGAGTGCAGGAGCCACCCAGTAAGGTTCTCCTGGATGGCAAGGAGAAGCCCTTCTCCTACTTGGACAACCAG GTTCTCACAGTGAGTGACCTCGGCCTCAGCCTCAGCCAGGGCTTCTCCCTGCAGTGGCTGTGA
- the LOC104065991 gene encoding lysosomal alpha-glucosidase isoform X5 — translation MKSYQKLTTTVPQPAACWVEEEGATPTPPGHGKLASWWVGSGLLVTAVLLSTITVWVLRQVSGGWPGPTPPPECLLVPESHRFDCYPEQSVVVTQELCESRGCCFIESPLPAGGKRGVPWCFYPPDFPSYTLESLNWTALGMVGVLVRREKAYYPQDIEVLRLDVEFETDTRLHIKITDAANPRYEVPLEVPRATKRAENPIYSLDFSRAPFGMLLRRKATGTVLLNTTVAPLIFADQFLQISTLLPSRFLYGLGEHRSTLLHSLDWSTLTLWARDVPPMESFNLYGAHPFYLMMEEGGDAHGVFLLNSNAMEVALQPAPGLTWRTIGGVLDFYIFLGPDPNMVIQQYQQVIGFPAMPPLWALGFHLCRWGYGSSNETWQTVRAMRNYQIPQDAQWNDIDYMDGYRDFTFDHEKFASLPSLVEDLHKHGQRYVMILDPGISSTNPQGSYWPFDEGLRRGLFLNTTQGQPLIGKVWPGFTAFADFSNPDTHEWWLENLQRFHAHVPFDGLWIDMNEPSNFMDGSEDGCPPGELDSPPYTPAVLGNSISAKTVCASAKQKASVHYNLHNLYGLMEAKATASALIQILGKRPFVISRSTFPSQGRYSGHWLGDNRSQWKDMYYSIPGMLSFSLFGIPLVGADICGFSGSTSEELCTRWMQLGAFYPFARNHNTQNEKAQDPTAFSPAARTAMKYVLLTRYSLLPFLYTLFHRAHLQGDTVTRPLFFEFPQDVATLELDRQFLWGQSLLVTPVLEPGVDSVSGYFPRGVWYDFYTGSSVNSSGETLKMSAPLERLNLHVREGAILPTQKPGTTSEATRGNPLRLIVALSSNATAWGDLFWDDGESLDTFERGSYSYVVFNVTQNIFTSTILHTSTEATEVTIGTLSIFGVQEPPSKVLLDGKEKPFSYLDNQVLTVSDLGLSLSQGFSLQWL, via the exons ATGAAGTCGTACCAGAAGCTGACAACGACAGTGCCGCAGCCAGCAGCATGCtgggtggaggaggaaggagccaCCCCAACACCCCCTGGCCACGGAAAGCTGGCCTCGTGGTGGGTAGGCAGCGGGCTGCTGGTgactgctgtgctgctgagcacCATCACTGTGTGGGTGCTGCGGCAAGTATCGGGGGGCTGGCCTGGACCCACACCACCCCCGGAATGTCTCCTGGTACCTGAAAGCCACCGCTTTGACTGCTACCCAGAACAGAGCGTGGTGGTGACTCAGGAGCTCTGTGAAAGCCGGGGATGCTGCTTCATCGAGAGCCCCCTACCAGCAGGGGGTAAGCGGGGGGTGCCCTGGTGCTTCTACCCCCCTGACTTCCCCAGCTACACCCTGGAAAGCCTCAACTGGACAGCGCTGGGTATGGTGGGGGTGCTGGTGCGGAGAGAGAAGGCCTATTATCCCCAGGACATCGAGGTGCTGCGGCTGGATGTGGAGTTTGAGACAGACACACGGCTGCACATCAAG ATAACGGATGCAGCCAACCCACGGTATGAGGTTCCCCTCGAGGTTCCCCGGGCGACAAAGAGAGCCGAAAACCCCATCTACAGCCTGGACTTCTCCCGGGCTCCCTTTGGCATGCTGCTGCGGCGCAAGGCGACAGGGACGGTGCT GCTCAACACCACCGTGGCCCCCCTGATCTTCGCTGACCAGTTTCTCCAGATATCCACGTTGCTTCCGTCCAGATTTCTCTATGGGCTGGGAGAGCACCGCAGCACCCTCCTGCACAGCCTGGACTGGAGTACACTCACACTGTGGGCACGCGATGTGCCTCCCATG GAGTCATTCAACCTCTATGGCGCTCATCCCTTCTACCTGATGATGGAGGAAGGTGGAGATGCTCATGGGGTTTTCCTCCTCAACAGCAATGCAATGG AGGTGGCCCTGCAGCCAGCTCCGGGCCTCACCTGGAGGACCATTGGGGGAGTGCTGGATTTTTACATCTTCCTGGGGCCCGATCCCAACATGGTCATCCAGCAGTACCAGCAGGTGATAG GTTTCCCAGCCATGCCACCCCTCTGGGCACTTGGTTTCCACCTCTGCCGCTGGGGCTACGGTTCCAGCAATGAGACGTGGCAAACTGTGAGAGCCATGAGGAACTACCAGATCCCCCAG GATGCACAGTGGAATGACATTGATTACATGGACGGGTACCGGGACTTCACCTTCGATCATGAGAAATTCGCCTCCCTCCCCTCACTGGTGGAAGACCTCCACAAACACGGGCAGCGCTACGTTATGATCTTG GATCCCGGCATCAGCAGCACTAACCCTCAGGGCTCCTACTGGCCTTTCGATGAAGGCTTGAGACGGGGCTTGTTCCTCAACACCACCCAAGGGCAGCCGCTCATCGGGAAG GTCTGGCCTGGCTTCACTGCCTTTGCAGACTTCTCCAACCCAGACACGCACGAATGGTGGCTGGAGAACCTGCAGCGCTTCCATGCCCATGTACCCTTTGATGGCCTCTGGATT gACATGAATGAACCGTCCAACTTCATGGATGGGTCTGAAGATGGGTGTCCCCCAGGAGAGCTTGACAGCCCACCCTACACCCCAG CCGTGCTGGGCAATTCCATCTCTGCAAAGACAGTGTGTGCCTCAGCGAAGCAGAAAGCTTCGGTGCACTACAACCTCCACAACCTCTACGGACTGATGGAAGCCAAAGCTACAGCAAG TGCCTTGATCCAGATCCTGGGGAAGCGCCCCTTTGTCATCTCCCGCTCCACCTTCCCCAGCCAGGGCCGGTATTCGGGGCACTGGCTGGGCGACAATCGGAGCCAGTGGAAAGACATGTATTACTCCATCCCAG GGATGCTGAGCTTCAGTCTCTTCGGCATCCCACTGGTTGGGGCGGACATCTGTGGCTTCTCCGGCAGCACATCGGAAGAGCTGTGCACCCGCTGGATGCAACTTGGTGCCTTCTACCCCTTTGCCCGTAACCACAACACACAGAACGAGAAG GCCCAGGATCCGACAGCGTTCAGCCCAGCAGCAAGGACAGCCATGAAGTATGTGCTACTTACCCGCTactccctcctgcccttcctctaCACCCTGTTCCACCGTGCCCATCTGCAAGGGGACACTGTTACCCGGCCCTTGTTTTTTGA GTTCCCCCAGGATGTGGCCACCTTGGAGCTAGACAGGCAGTTTCTGTGGGGCCAGAGCCTGCTGGTGACACCAGTGCTGGAACCTGGTGTGGACTCGGTTTCAGGCTACTTTCCCCGAGGCGTGTGGTATGACTTCTACACG GGCTCCTCGGTGAACAGCAGTGGGGAAACATTGAAGATGTCAGCCCCCCTGGAGCGCCTCAACCTGCATGTCCGGGAGGGTGCCATTCTGCCCACCCAG AAACCAGGAACCACCAGTGAAGCAACTCGAGGAAACCCCCTGCGTCTCATCGTGGCCTTGTCCTCGAATGCCACTGCCTGGGGGGATCTCTTTTGGGATGATGGCGAGAGCCTGGACACCTTTGAGCGGGGAAGCTACTCCTATGTGGTGTTCAACGTCACGCag AACATCTTCACCTCCACCATCCTCCACACCAGCACTGAAGCCACTGAGGTCACCATTGGCACACTGAGCATCTTTGGAGTGCAGGAGCCACCCAGTAAGGTTCTCCTGGATGGCAAGGAGAAGCCCTTCTCCTACTTGGACAACCAG GTTCTCACAGTGAGTGACCTCGGCCTCAGCCTCAGCCAGGGCTTCTCCCTGCAGTGGCTGTGA